In a genomic window of Streptomyces roseoviridis:
- a CDS encoding NUDIX hydrolase, producing the protein MPNGQSNGQWYPPEWPDLIRALAAGELVPATPKRAATVLLLRDESDGSTSSGSTPSGATRSGESGPAGAGAGTSGSGTSGAARSGSGSGRSDAAEGGGPFVHMLRRRASMAFAGGAYAYPGGGVDPRDEHPVRWAGPSREAWAARLGLTDPAQAQAVVCAAVRETYEEAGVLLAGETPDTVVGDTTGDDWEKDREALVARELSFADFLDRRGLVLRSDLLGAWARWITPEFEPRRYDTWFFVAALPAGQRTRNASTEADRTVWIRPADAAAGYDRGELTMMPPTISTLRALQRFRSAEEALAAAADQDMTPVLAEARLDGDAVILSWPGHDEFTKHIPAEPAGTVGSAEPPGPGESPGPGEPGKSAGPVGEPGGAS; encoded by the coding sequence ATGCCGAATGGTCAGTCGAATGGTCAGTGGTACCCACCGGAGTGGCCCGACCTCATCCGTGCCCTCGCCGCGGGCGAGCTGGTCCCCGCGACTCCCAAGCGGGCGGCCACCGTGCTGCTCCTGAGGGACGAGTCCGACGGGTCCACGTCGTCCGGGTCCACGCCGTCCGGGGCCACGCGGTCCGGCGAGTCCGGCCCCGCGGGGGCCGGGGCCGGGACCTCCGGGTCCGGGACGTCCGGGGCCGCGAGGTCCGGGTCCGGGTCCGGGAGGTCCGACGCGGCCGAGGGCGGCGGCCCCTTCGTCCACATGCTGCGCCGCCGCGCCTCCATGGCCTTCGCGGGCGGCGCGTACGCCTACCCGGGCGGCGGGGTCGATCCCCGCGACGAGCACCCGGTGCGCTGGGCGGGCCCCTCCCGCGAGGCGTGGGCCGCCCGGCTCGGGCTCACCGACCCGGCGCAGGCGCAGGCCGTGGTGTGCGCCGCCGTGCGCGAGACGTACGAGGAGGCGGGCGTCCTGCTCGCCGGGGAGACGCCGGACACGGTCGTCGGCGACACGACCGGCGACGACTGGGAGAAGGACCGGGAGGCGCTGGTCGCCCGCGAGCTGTCCTTCGCCGACTTCCTCGACCGGCGCGGGCTGGTGCTGCGCTCGGACCTGCTGGGCGCCTGGGCCCGCTGGATCACCCCCGAGTTCGAGCCGCGGCGCTACGACACCTGGTTCTTCGTGGCGGCCCTCCCGGCCGGCCAGCGCACCCGGAACGCCTCCACCGAGGCCGACCGCACGGTGTGGATCCGCCCCGCGGACGCGGCCGCCGGCTACGACCGCGGCGAGCTGACGATGATGCCGCCGACCATCTCGACCCTGCGTGCGCTCCAGCGGTTCCGCAGCGCCGAGGAAGCCCTGGCCGCCGCCGCGGACCAGGACATGACTCCCGTACTGGCCGAGGCGCGCCTCGACGGTGACGCGGTGATCCTGAGCTGGCCCGGACACGACGAGTTCACCAAGCACATCCCGGCGGAGCCGGCGGGGACGGTGGGGTCGGCGGAGCCGCCCGGACCGGGGGAGTCGCCGGGACCGGGGGAGCCGGGGAAGTCCGCAGGGCCGGTGGGAGAACCGGGAGGTGCCTCGTGA